The segment CTGTAGGAGAGACAGAAGATCATACCATGTCTCGTATGACCATTGAGCTCACATGCGACGATTTGACATACGAACAAATTATTAAACAGCTTAATCGCAGTGTAGAGGTGATTAAGGTTATCGACTTTACGGATATGCCGATTACAAAAAAAGAACTATTGTTTATTAAGGTCAACAGCTGCAAAGAAGCAGATAAACAAGAAATCTTCCGCATCGCTCAAACCTTTGACTTGTTGGTAGTCGATTATAACCGCAAATCCGTTCTCGTACAATGTGTAAAAACAGTATCTAAAAATAATGACATGATTGCTCTATTTAAAGATATGTTTGTTAATCGTATTGAAGTTGTACGCGGTGGTAGTGTTGCTATCGAAGCACTATCTACACCTGATAGATAAGTTTTAACTCTAATTATTCTAAATCTATTGCTGGAGGATAATGATCTAAGCCTGGTAGTGATTTAGAATGGGTACAACTGAATATGATATAATATTTATATCGACCATTATTGATATAGAGACCTTGGTTGTATGCCAAGGTCTTTTTATATAGGAGGTACTATGAGTTTATTAGATGATATTTTAGCCCATAATAGAGAATATGTAGAAGATCAAAATACAGGTTATGTAGAAACAGATACTAAATGTAGTAAGATGCCTAGTCGTGAAATGGCAATCGTTACATGCATGGATACACGTCTTGTTAACTTCTTAGAAGATTCCATGGATATTGGCCGAGGTGAAGCGAAAATCGTAAAGACTGCAGGGAATTGT is part of the Veillonella nakazawae genome and harbors:
- the ilvN gene encoding acetolactate synthase small subunit, which gives rise to MELHMEKRCISAYVENQIGVLAKISGLFAGKNYNLDTLTVGETEDHTMSRMTIELTCDDLTYEQIIKQLNRSVEVIKVIDFTDMPITKKELLFIKVNSCKEADKQEIFRIAQTFDLLVVDYNRKSVLVQCVKTVSKNNDMIALFKDMFVNRIEVVRGGSVAIEALSTPDR